TGTTGGCTTCATTGTACCCCCTGATGAACAAGCTACTATTATCTTTgcatttttatctaattttgatTCAACGGCTGCCATCAGCATAAACCAAATATTTCTTTAGATTCAGGAAACATGAAATGCATGCATTCAAGAAATGCATCATGTAGTGTATATCTCTTACTCTTTATGAACTCAGGGTTCTCTTCTGTACcagaaaaaataccaaaaaatgcAAATGCAGCACGCCTAGCAATGTCCCATGCAGTCCACTCTTTTATAAGCCTATATATTTGCACATTAATGGCATCTGGAGGATGAGCCTGCACAAATTCTCAAACCCAATGGTTTTTTATTTTCATCAGATTAGTGGAAATGAGAAGAATTGTACACATGAAACTAGATAAATGTGTGTGTAGGCACATTGTTCACTAACCTCTTTGAACTCTGCTTCAGGCCTTACATCAAGAATCACAAACTTATTCTCTTTCTGAAGGCGCAGAGCTTCCTTTACATCAACACTTCTTACCTGCAATTTCCATATTATCATACCATGCAACTCATTTACTCTGAATTTGATGATAAAAGTGGCATTTTACATTCCCTTATGTTTAACACAAATTATTAGGAAAAATGCATTAGACTTCTTTTTTAGATTGATGTGATATGATTATGAAATAGATTTTGCCTACCATTTTAACTTTACAGCAGTGCTCTTAGTTAGTTAAATATTTGGTATCATACTTTATCCTGTGATCTCTCTTGTAAGGTCATAGTTCTTTGAATATATTATAACTTGGGATCTAAATAAGGCATGGAATTTATGATGAAGCATAGAATACCATGACGATTATGTTCAAATAACACTTTATTCTGATAAGGAGAATGAGATATACCTTCTTTTCCAACAGAATTTCTCTTTTAACCTTCCAGTCTTCTTCAGCTAATATCACCAAGAaaagtttaaataaaaaactggTTAATGCTCCTCAAATTGCTACCACAAACACAACTGGAATTCAGTGACAGTAACACAGAGAAAACTAATATTAATACCTGGTGATTTTGCTGGTTTTGTTGCTGCACAATGAATTGTTAACCCCCTTGCAATGTTCATCTGATTTAATCTCTGACCTGTTGTGTATCTGTGTGATTTCACACTCACCAACCATGAACTATGATCACGGTTTCCTTCAAAAGAAGGTACCAAAGGTTGTAGAGCAACCGATGTAAAAGCAGCCATCGTTTCAACTTTCGCGCTTAATAAACAACAGAGAAACAAACCAGCagataattctatatatatatatttttttagtgagTTCAAATAAAAAATGATCTAGTTGATGGTCACTAGCTAGTTGAAGTTAC
This region of Arachis hypogaea cultivar Tifrunner chromosome 8, arahy.Tifrunner.gnm2.J5K5, whole genome shotgun sequence genomic DNA includes:
- the LOC112705871 gene encoding rhodanese-like domain-containing protein 14, chloroplastic: MAAFTSVALQPLVPSFEGNRDHSSWLVSVKSHRYTTGQRLNQMNIARGLTIHCAATKPAKSPAEEDWKVKREILLEKKVRSVDVKEALRLQKENKFVILDVRPEAEFKEAHPPDAINVQIYRLIKEWTAWDIARRAAFAFFGIFSGTEENPEFIKTVESKLDKNAKIIVACSSGGTMKPTQNLPEGQQSRSLIAAYVLVLNGFTNVFHLEGGLYSWFKEGLPTVSDE